GTCATACAACATTTGCTAAGAGAACTAGGATAAATAAGTATTTACACAGTCCTAGTACTCATAGGGCTTTTCTGAAGTGTGATTTTGTTGATCTATTAACAATGAAGCTGAAAAGCCAATTACTTGTATACATGAATCAAATGCAACAAGTATACTCAAAGTGGGGACTgattatagtatatatatattgttcttAGAGAGGTATGTTAGGTCTTTCCACATCCCTATGCTCATAGGACTTATACCCAGAGTAACATATACCATACCTAGAAAAGTAAGAATAACTCTTATGTTATACAAGGTTTCAACATTGAATTCACAATGTTGACTTTCTATTCCTCATAGACTTGTAGTATAGGTTAAGGTTTCTCCGCAACAACTGTCCCTTGACTCTAACTGCCCCTCATAGACTTGTGGTATAGATTTGAGATTTCTCCAGAACCACTGTCCTTTGACACTAACTACCCCTCTAACTAAACTAAGCACAGTCTCAAGTATATGAGATACACTGGATTTACTATGGGCTATTTACTTATTAGAATGTTTTGAAGATATACTTATCACCTCTTCAACATGTATACCTTTTGTAATATGGGTGGCATGACTTGAATGGATTGACAAATCTACAGTCTAGCTCTCATGGAGCTATGATTCAAATGGTGATATCTGCTAAGACATTGTTTccatgacttcttttttaaatgaatgacttGCAAATGCAATTCATTTACCAAAAATTGAGGTATATAGTTTTGTGAGAATTGAATAATCATCCATGCACATTAAGCTGTGAGTATTTAtactgttgcttttgtttaaaactTTTAGGGCATGTTACAATTTCTTCAGAGGTACATTTCTATCAATTTGCACATGATAATTACCTTTCATGTCTTCTAGAACTGTGACTATGTTCTTCAATATTATGGTCTTCCCAATTGTATCCTAAAATATAGTAACAGAAAATGTATGGTATATTATTGGAAAGGGTGCAAAATTTAACTTACCAACTTCAGTGAACCTTAGAATAATGCCTGATTTATGAACCTCAGTATTCTTTCTCAAACAAATTACCGAAGGGCatcaaaaacaaaggaacagttgtccccttattttaaaatgtgaaggaaAATTCAGTCTTACCTATGGTAGTGAGGTTCctgtaggtctccagcatcacatctttgtagagcgTCTTCTGGGAAGGATCCAGcaaagtccactcttcccaagtgaagtcgACATGCACATCATCATAGGTCACTGTATTCTAAAATATCCCATGCATGTGTACAACAGAAAGCATGATACTGACTATATTGCAAATGAATACTTCTTTGACAGTATACTCATATAATTCTAGTGCTCCCCACACTTATTCCATGACATAGACATCATAATGTAATCGCTCAGTCACTTCTGTCAACTCTGTTCCCTGGGAATGGGATGTCACCTTGCAAGATAAATGCCTACTAAAAACCAGACAGAAAACTAAACAGGTCAGCAGTACAGAGTACACATGAGAGAAATTGTATGAACAATTACtaactacaaaaaagaaaactaagatggACAAGCTGGGTGTTTTGGCTAACACCTTTCACTTCtgcactcagaagtcagaggcagatATATCTGCCTTGGAGTTGAATGCCAGCCTAGTATATgcagtcagttccaggacagccagaagtaCATATTAAAAATTAGTACATGCAAAAttagtcaaaaaacaaaaaagaaaaaactcagatTTTTACTGACTATTTCTACAAAGAGTTATGCATTCACTCCAGTCCTGTATTCCTCTTCCAGAAACTTGAAGTACCCCAATTTAAACTGTTACATCAACAAGGTTTACTTAAAGTCACTGCATGTTTAAACTGTTAGAAATGGACAGATGAAAAATTAGCCATACAAATGCTATTCATAAATAACACAGGGCagaagagatggcacagcagtaaAGATCTCTTGCAGGTCTTGCATATAGGTGCCTCAACTGCTAGTATTACTGGGGGAGGGAGGTTACAACTACCCATATTTCCAAGTTCAGGGTTTCTGAGACCATCTTTTGACCATTGTGAGGACCAGGTACCCTAGTGGTGCACATCCATccatacaggtaaaacactcattttcatttaaaaaaaatcataacaaaTACAACAGGGAGGAAGAACGTGATGTACTTGCAATCCAATGACTCCAAAGGCTCAGTCAATATTAATGTTATGCatacatgccatcctagaacaGAACTGTACCCTCTGCccaattttaaaattgaagataTGAGCAAGGCTCAGTACAACATCATATGCTTGTTTGACGTGGACAAAAACTTGCATTCCAGACCCATCACAcagtaatattaaataaataaataaataaaaaacaagccaGGTATAATATTGGCCCACATTTGATCCCAGAATTTAGAAACCAGAGACAAggggacctctgagttcaaggccagcctggtataccaAGCTACTTTCAGGACATCGAGGGCTACACAGCTAAaccttgtcttcaaaaacaagtaaattaaaacaaaacagaagggtAGAAAACTGGCTTAGCACTAAATAGCAATTGTTTCTACTGTATCTTATGTGAATCATGCATAGAGTCTATAATGTTGGTCAAGGTATGACAGTACAAGAAGGAAGCTGGATGATTAGTTTCAACCACAACACAggagaaacaaagaacagaaaataggGTGAGGCTATAGAGATTCATATCATATCCCCAATGTAGAATTTCATACAGAAAGACTCCTCCTACTACAGGTGTCATGAGAAATCTAAAGAAAGTCACCAAGGAGagacacatatgcaaacatacaatCCTATCTGGGAGGTTTTTCATTCAGTCAACTACATTCTGACACAGGTCACTATAGGCTAATGGTCATCcatgaagaaaatgcatttagtcaCTTCAATGATCCTCATAATCTGCAACTATtgtttgtggtagaatattattttaaggtgtgtgacttttgtttgtgttgcatttgtgtaACTTGATGAAGCTGTGATCTTTGGTTGTCTAAAACACccaatggtctaataaagagtcaAATGGTCAATAGCGAGACAGGAACAAccataggcagggctggcaggcagagagtataagtaggagaaaaaaggaaaagaatagcaAGACAACCatgagaagagggtgtcaggggtcagccacccagctacacagcaattcatagagtaagagtaagatttacttaagagaacagaaaaaagcccagagacaaaaggtagacaggataatttaagttaagaaaagctggctagcaatgAGCTAGCCAGGACATTCATAACTAACAACAAGACTCcatgtgtgattcatttgggagctgggtggtgtgCCACCCAAAGAGAAAATACCTCCTACTATTGTTGTTAAAATGTCTATTCAAAATGTCCAGTCTCTTCTGATACTCAAAACAATCTTTCCTAGCAATCTTTCAAACTCACTAAGAGTCTACAATCAATCTCTTCTAATTAGCCCCATTTGGggtctaatttttttctaaatctatTTATCAGTCTAAATACTTACTAGAATCTCCTCattgtattttttcaggagcaattgtAACccccaacaagacaaaatgttctatacttcttcaaacattctttctaaagtatctacatttgaatcagatattaaaattaaatctcatccatgtaatggtaaactCTAGACTGAGGAAATTGCTTATGTATCATTTCCAACAGCTGACATACAAAATATCGGCACAGAGTGGAACTAGTTAACATTTCCTTTGGGAGAACCTTCCGTTGATATCATTTAGCAGGTtgagaattattataagtagaTAAGGTGAAGGcaaatttctctctgtctttttctgtaaAGCTATAGTGAAAAAAACAATCTATTAAATCAATAATTATAAGAGTCCATCCTTTAGGGAATAGAAATGACAAAGGAATTCCAGACTGTAGAGAGCCCACTGGCTGAATCACCTTATTAACGGTTCttagatctgttaccattctccattttccagatttctttttaacaacAAATATAGGAGAAGTCCAAGGACTGATTGACTCTTCAATATGCTGAGTATTTAGCTGCTCCTGTACCAGCTGTTCTAAAGCCTGCaatttctctgttgttaaaggcCACTGCACAACTCATATGGGTTTCTCTGTCAACCATTTTAAAGGTTCTTGATGTCTTTGAAAGATCAGAAGCTGTTGTTTTGCTCTGTTCTTTTACAACCTGAATGGTTGTACAAGAGTGAATGACTGTTCTTTACAATACCTCCTAATATTTTTCCCTGAAACACACCttaatttatggtttgtttctaagATTTTGGGGATGTTAATCTGAGTATTCTTCTGCTGTAACAAATCATGTGCCCacaaattcattgctatgttagcaATATGTGACTTTAATTTTCccctctgtccttctggccctatacatttGACCCATCTtgtgcccccccccttttttttccttttaacctGAGATAAAATTCCAATCCCTAAAAGCTGaatatttacctcctgaagaggccaatttggatgccaagattctggtgAAATAATTGTTACATCTGCACCTGTGCATACCAGACACATAAATGACAACATCATTtattcctatttttaattttagtcttAGCTTATTtgtagaagtttgccaaaatactcACTTTACGGTTTTCCTGAaagttttgttctcttttctataGCTGTTTTATCAACCAGTgttatcattctatttactgctgaagTCAGTCTTTGCAAGAAATCCATGAAGGCTTCCTTTGGAccctgtataactttagtaaatgactcaattttctttcttacttctccAATTCTATCCCAAACATTCAAAAATGCCATGCAATATAAATCCAGGACATGGTCATCATATACAGCTTGCCTTTGTACATTATTATAATATCCCTCTCCAAGAAGTTGATGCTGGCAGATTTTCACCCTTCTAGCCCTACTCACTTGTTCAATGGTCTTAGCCTCATCTTTGAACTCCATTGTAATTGTGGACCAGGCTCTAAAACAGCTTTAACCAGTCTCTGGGGATAATTCGATTACAAGCTGACCTaaaatttaacatctgcttcacaaaaggtAAATGCATGAGACTATCACTTCCTTGAATctccttaaatctaacatttccaCAGGAGTCGATTTAGCTCTTGTATGACCTTGGGGATATCTATAATTTGGCAGTTGTTCCTGTAAGGTGACTGGATAAATTAAAGATGGTCCTTTGAAAACCTTAAGCTGACCATCCCAGCGGGGTCCAGCCCAGCCAGAGACTACCAGCTAGAgtcctagtccctttctctgcccac
The DNA window shown above is from Cricetulus griseus strain 17A/GY chromosome 3, alternate assembly CriGri-PICRH-1.0, whole genome shotgun sequence and carries:
- the LOC100770404 gene encoding zinc finger protein 120 isoform X2 → MGELGSNDTNTVTYDDVHVDFTWEEWTLLDPSQKTLYKDVMLETYRNLTTIGYNWEDHNIEEHSHSSRRHER